The Gemmatimonadales bacterium genome has a segment encoding these proteins:
- a CDS encoding PadR family transcriptional regulator, giving the protein MAKPKNDILQGTLALLVLKTLASRGPLHGYAITAHIQHVSADLLRVEEGSLYPALHRMEQQRLVRAEWGITEKNRQARFYAITPAGRQALTDEEASWARLTSGVRRVLRYA; this is encoded by the coding sequence ATGGCGAAACCGAAGAACGACATCCTCCAGGGCACGCTCGCCCTCCTCGTCCTCAAGACGTTGGCGAGTCGCGGCCCGCTCCACGGCTACGCGATCACCGCGCACATCCAGCACGTCTCGGCCGACTTGCTGCGCGTCGAGGAGGGATCGCTCTACCCCGCCCTCCACCGCATGGAACAGCAGCGGCTGGTGCGTGCCGAATGGGGGATCACCGAGAAGAATCGCCAGGCCCGCTTCTACGCCATCACTCCCGCCGGCCGACAGGCACTCACCGACGAAGAGGCGAGCTGGGCGCGGCTGACGAGTGGCGTTCGCCGCGTGCTGCGCTACGCCTGA